A DNA window from Cystobacter ferrugineus contains the following coding sequences:
- a CDS encoding Imm26 family immunity protein, giving the protein MKSTYKPGSFLRIPLPDGSFGHARTLEPPFDAFYDYRTTTPESELGRIASKPILFKIVVRSPYPDSWEFIGWRALEEHFTQPIVQYRQEVGPFGRCTIFDTLGNVRDAEPHECIGLEPSAVWEPHGVEKRLLDAFMGRPNAALERMKAELRDRMLK; this is encoded by the coding sequence ATGAAATCCACGTACAAACCAGGGTCGTTCTTGAGGATTCCGTTGCCTGATGGCTCATTCGGCCATGCGAGGACGCTCGAACCACCTTTCGATGCCTTCTACGATTACAGAACCACCACTCCAGAGTCAGAGCTAGGCAGAATCGCATCAAAGCCAATTCTCTTCAAGATAGTCGTTCGCAGCCCCTACCCGGACTCATGGGAGTTCATCGGGTGGAGAGCGCTTGAAGAGCATTTCACTCAACCTATCGTCCAATACAGGCAAGAAGTGGGACCCTTCGGCCGCTGTACGATTTTCGATACCCTCGGCAATGTTAGAGATGCGGAGCCTCACGAGTGTATAGGGCTTGAGCCCTCGGCGGTTTGGGAGCCGCATGGAGTCGAGAAGCGCTTGCTGGATGCGTTCATGGGGCGGCCCAACGCCGCGTTGGAGCGGATGAAAGCAGAGCTGCGAGACAGGATGCTGAAATGA